The proteins below are encoded in one region of Bacillus vallismortis:
- the resD gene encoding DNA-binding response regulator ResD — MNQTNETKILVVDDEARIRRLLRMYLERENYVIDEAENGDEAIAKGLEANYDLILLDLMMPGTDGIEVCRQVREKKATPIIMLTAKGEEANRVQGFEAGTDDYIVKPFSPREVVLRVKALLRRASQTSYLNANTPTKNVIVFSHLSIDHDAHRVTADGTEVSLTPKEYELLYFLAKTPDKVYDREKLLKEVWQYEFFGDLRTVDTHVKRLREKLNKVSPEAAKKIVTVWGVGYKFEVGAE; from the coding sequence ATGAACCAAACGAACGAAACCAAAATACTAGTAGTTGATGACGAAGCCAGAATTCGCCGCCTTTTAAGAATGTATCTTGAACGTGAAAATTATGTCATAGACGAAGCGGAAAATGGTGATGAAGCCATTGCCAAAGGGCTTGAAGCCAATTATGACTTAATTTTGCTTGATCTAATGATGCCGGGTACTGACGGAATTGAAGTGTGCCGGCAAGTTCGTGAAAAAAAAGCGACACCAATTATCATGCTGACTGCAAAAGGAGAAGAAGCAAACAGGGTGCAGGGATTTGAAGCGGGAACAGATGATTATATTGTCAAGCCGTTCAGTCCGAGAGAAGTCGTGCTGCGGGTAAAAGCCCTTTTGAGAAGAGCATCCCAAACCTCTTATCTCAATGCCAATACACCGACGAAAAATGTGATCGTGTTTTCACATCTGTCCATTGACCATGATGCTCACCGCGTAACGGCTGATGGAACAGAAGTAAGCCTGACGCCGAAAGAGTATGAGCTTCTATACTTCTTAGCGAAAACGCCTGACAAAGTGTATGATCGGGAAAAGCTTCTGAAAGAAGTGTGGCAATATGAGTTTTTTGGTGATCTGCGGACAGTAGACACCCATGTCAAACGCCTGAGAGAGAAGCTGAATAAGGTTTCTCCGGAAGCCGCGAAAAAAATTGTCACCGTATGGGGTGTAGGCTATAAATTTGAGGTTGGCGCTGAATGA
- the resE gene encoding sensor histidine kinase ResE, producing the protein MKFWKSVVGKLWFTILSLVLIVLFILTVLLLEFIENYHVEEAENDLTQLANKVAVIIENHEDQALARSITWELADNLTSIAIIQDEKKYWYSPNDKNRLSSITVEQIQHDKALNKALQDNKKVSKRTGLSDTDTDNERLIVGVPYEKDGKKGMVFLSQSLLAVKDTTKHTTRYIFLAAGIAIVLTTFFAFFLSSRVTYPLRKMREGAQDLAKGKFDTKIPILTQDEIGELATAFNQMGRQLNFHINALNQEKEQLSNILSSMADGVITINIDGAILVTNPPAERFLQAWYYEQNMNIKEGDNLPPEAKELFQNAVSTEKEQMIEMTLQGRSWVLLMSPLYAESHVRGAVAVLRDMTEERRLDKLREDFIANVSHELRTPISMLQGYSEAIVDDIASSEEDRKEIAQIIYDESLRMGRLVNDLLDLARMESGHTGLHYEHINVNEFLEKIIRKFSGVAKEKNIALHQDVSLTEEEMMFDEDKMEQVFTNLIDNALRHTSSGGSVSIEVHSVKDGLKIDIKDSGSGIPEEDLPFIFERFYKADKARTRGRAGTGLGLAIVKNIVEAHNGSITVHSRIDKGTTFTFYIPTKA; encoded by the coding sequence ATGAAATTTTGGAAAAGCGTAGTAGGCAAGCTGTGGTTTACGATCCTTTCACTCGTCTTGATCGTATTATTCATTTTGACGGTTCTCTTGCTTGAATTTATTGAAAATTACCATGTGGAAGAAGCCGAGAATGATTTAACACAGCTTGCGAATAAAGTTGCTGTCATCATAGAAAATCACGAGGACCAGGCACTGGCAAGATCAATCACTTGGGAGCTCGCTGATAACTTAACAAGCATTGCTATCATTCAGGATGAGAAAAAGTACTGGTATTCCCCGAATGATAAAAACCGCCTATCATCCATAACGGTTGAGCAAATACAACATGACAAAGCCTTAAATAAAGCTCTCCAAGATAACAAAAAAGTAAGCAAACGAACGGGGCTGAGCGATACAGACACGGATAATGAACGTCTGATTGTAGGTGTCCCATATGAAAAAGACGGAAAGAAAGGCATGGTCTTTTTATCACAGTCTTTGCTTGCGGTGAAAGATACAACAAAACACACGACCCGCTATATTTTTCTGGCCGCAGGGATTGCGATTGTACTCACCACGTTTTTCGCTTTCTTCTTATCAAGCAGGGTCACATATCCGCTTCGAAAAATGAGAGAGGGCGCACAGGACTTGGCGAAGGGCAAGTTCGATACCAAAATACCGATTTTAACCCAGGATGAAATCGGTGAACTGGCAACTGCTTTTAATCAAATGGGGCGGCAGCTTAACTTTCATATTAATGCGCTTAATCAAGAAAAAGAGCAGCTTTCTAACATTTTGAGCAGTATGGCTGACGGAGTGATTACCATTAATATTGACGGTGCGATTCTTGTGACAAATCCGCCTGCTGAACGTTTTCTTCAGGCTTGGTATTATGAGCAAAACATGAATATCAAAGAAGGGGATAATCTTCCGCCTGAAGCAAAAGAACTGTTCCAAAACGCTGTCAGCACTGAAAAAGAGCAAATGATAGAAATGACGCTGCAAGGCAGGTCATGGGTGCTTTTGATGTCGCCGCTTTACGCGGAGTCGCATGTCAGAGGAGCGGTTGCCGTGCTGCGCGATATGACGGAAGAACGCCGCCTTGATAAGCTGCGTGAGGATTTTATCGCAAATGTCAGTCATGAGTTGAGAACACCGATTTCTATGCTTCAGGGATACAGTGAAGCGATTGTCGATGACATTGCAAGCTCTGAAGAAGACCGAAAAGAAATTGCTCAAATCATATATGACGAATCGCTGCGAATGGGTCGCTTAGTCAATGATCTGCTTGATTTAGCCCGAATGGAGTCAGGCCATACAGGCTTGCATTATGAACATATCAATGTGAATGAATTTTTAGAGAAGATCATAAGGAAATTTTCCGGCGTTGCGAAAGAAAAAAATATTGCTTTACATCAAGACGTTTCTCTCACAGAAGAGGAAATGATGTTTGACGAAGACAAGATGGAGCAGGTATTTACCAATTTGATAGATAACGCGCTGCGGCATACCTCATCCGGCGGCAGTGTTTCTATTGAGGTCCATTCTGTAAAGGATGGATTGAAAATTGATATCAAAGACTCTGGATCCGGTATACCGGAAGAAGATCTGCCATTTATCTTTGAGCGGTTCTATAAGGCAGATAAAGCGCGGACAAGAGGCAGAGCAGGAACCGGGCTTGGGCTGGCTATTGTGAAAAATATCGTGGAAGCCCACAACGGATCAATAACAGTGCACAGCAGAATAGATAAAGGAACGACATTTACATTTTATATTCCGACAAAAGCATAA
- the sigX gene encoding RNA polymerase sigma factor SigX yields the protein MEETFQLLYDTYHQDLYQFLFYIVKDKNQAEDLLQEVYIRVLHSYHTFEGRSSEKTWLLSIARHVAIDWFRKQQTIRQRILGTFDWDTQDVRDQQLLPDELAVQHENVREIYTALDQCTIDQRAVIILRFIQGYSIQETANALRFSESKVKTTQHRGLKVLRKHMELLREELMDDEVRLERRTDKGVVKSTSGS from the coding sequence ATGGAAGAAACCTTTCAATTGTTATATGATACATATCATCAAGATTTGTACCAATTTTTATTTTATATTGTAAAGGATAAAAACCAGGCAGAAGATCTTCTGCAGGAGGTTTATATCCGGGTCTTACATTCTTATCATACGTTTGAAGGAAGAAGCAGTGAAAAAACATGGCTTTTGTCGATCGCACGCCATGTTGCGATCGACTGGTTCCGTAAACAGCAGACGATCAGACAGCGTATACTCGGCACGTTTGATTGGGATACACAGGATGTCAGAGATCAGCAGTTGCTTCCGGACGAGCTTGCGGTTCAACACGAAAATGTCCGGGAAATTTATACTGCGCTTGATCAATGCACGATCGACCAAAGAGCTGTGATTATCTTGCGGTTTATTCAGGGGTATTCAATTCAGGAAACAGCCAACGCTCTGCGCTTCTCGGAAAGCAAAGTCAAAACGACCCAACACAGAGGGCTCAAAGTACTTCGGAAACATATGGAGCTTTTGAGGGAGGAGCTAATGGATGATGAAGTCAGATTGGAACGAAGAACAGATAAAGGAGTTGTTAAGTCAACTTCCGGCAGTTAA
- a CDS encoding GerMN domain-containing protein: protein MMKSDWNEEQIKELLSQLPAVKDHRSPQDIYKRLTMAKTKKKPAVRWIGPACATAIAVYIAFIISPQFFDQAQPQQKEASQENAVTKTETADSPKAASSLDQTSCVVSEKEQKNYITVAIADADTSAIIPLSIKKTNADQTIQDMLFESSELGILDHAITIPSFIDEVEVKENPNKKELSIRVHQPIGDFAVKDDTLLKKLLKESLKWSPYENIKFLSEQNKSGIRIGSYGTFTEIAITKQSKRAYYLYQNKQGQDFLVPSEKTFDTVKEAIKEMESDIQQEATPLFQAGTVKSVTKKQKHLYIHFSKDSAVDNSIAGILMLEGLLLTAKEFGFTDVTFTETRTKKIGKYDVSDAIPVPAAPNPISLD, encoded by the coding sequence ATGATGAAGTCAGATTGGAACGAAGAACAGATAAAGGAGTTGTTAAGTCAACTTCCGGCAGTTAAAGACCATCGTTCGCCTCAAGATATTTATAAGCGGCTGACGATGGCAAAAACCAAAAAAAAGCCCGCTGTTAGGTGGATTGGCCCCGCGTGCGCCACTGCAATTGCGGTTTATATCGCCTTCATTATTTCTCCTCAATTCTTTGATCAGGCACAACCTCAACAAAAAGAAGCGTCCCAAGAGAACGCTGTGACGAAAACTGAGACAGCAGACAGCCCAAAGGCTGCATCATCCCTGGATCAGACATCGTGTGTTGTTTCTGAAAAGGAACAGAAAAATTACATCACTGTTGCGATTGCCGATGCCGATACATCCGCAATCATACCTCTCAGCATCAAAAAAACAAACGCAGACCAAACGATACAGGATATGTTGTTTGAAAGCAGTGAGCTGGGTATCCTTGACCATGCCATTACGATCCCATCCTTCATAGATGAAGTGGAGGTAAAAGAAAACCCAAACAAGAAGGAATTAAGTATACGAGTCCATCAGCCTATCGGAGATTTTGCTGTAAAAGACGATACACTGTTAAAAAAACTGCTGAAAGAATCCTTAAAATGGAGCCCTTATGAAAATATCAAATTTTTATCGGAGCAAAACAAGAGTGGCATCCGTATTGGCTCATATGGCACTTTTACTGAAATTGCAATTACAAAACAGTCAAAAAGAGCTTACTACTTGTATCAAAATAAACAAGGACAAGACTTTCTCGTTCCATCGGAAAAAACATTTGATACCGTAAAAGAAGCGATAAAGGAAATGGAATCGGACATCCAACAAGAGGCAACACCTCTTTTTCAAGCGGGAACTGTCAAATCTGTAACGAAGAAACAGAAGCACTTATATATCCACTTCTCAAAAGACTCAGCAGTTGACAATTCTATTGCCGGTATTTTAATGCTTGAGGGACTTCTTTTAACAGCAAAGGAGTTTGGTTTTACAGATGTGACCTTTACGGAAACCAGAACAAAAAAAATCGGCAAATATGACGTATCAGATGCCATTCCGGTACCTGCTGCTCCAAATCCGATTTCCTTAGACTAA
- the aroD gene encoding type I 3-dehydroquinate dehydratase: MNVLTIKGVSIGEGLPKIIVPLMGKTEKQILNEAEAVKLLEPDIVEWRVDVFEKANDREAVTKMISKLRESLADKLFLFTFRTHKEGGSMEMDESSYIALLEAAVRTKGIDLIDIELYSGDTNVKALVTLAEEHNVYVVMSNHDFEKTPAKDEILSRLRKMQDLGAHIPKMAVMPNGTGDLLTLLDATYTMKTKYANRPFITMSMAATGLISRLSGEVFGSACTFGAGEEASAPGQIPVSELRSVLGILHKRIRE, from the coding sequence GTGAACGTGTTAACAATCAAAGGAGTTTCCATTGGAGAAGGATTGCCGAAAATCATCGTTCCGCTGATGGGAAAAACGGAGAAACAAATTTTGAACGAAGCAGAAGCTGTAAAATTACTGGAGCCGGACATTGTGGAGTGGAGAGTCGACGTATTTGAAAAAGCAAATGACAGAGAAGCCGTCACAAAGATGATTTCTAAGCTTCGGGAGTCTTTAGCGGACAAGCTGTTTTTATTTACATTCAGAACCCATAAAGAAGGCGGGAGCATGGAGATGGATGAAAGCTCCTATATTGCCTTGCTAGAAGCAGCAGTCCGGACAAAAGGCATTGACCTTATTGACATTGAATTATATTCGGGAGATACAAATGTGAAAGCGTTAGTAACGCTGGCAGAAGAACATAATGTCTATGTGGTGATGTCAAATCATGATTTTGAGAAAACGCCTGCGAAAGATGAGATTCTATCGAGACTTCGAAAAATGCAGGATCTAGGGGCGCATATTCCAAAAATGGCTGTCATGCCGAATGGTACAGGAGATCTCTTAACGTTGCTTGATGCGACGTATACGATGAAAACAAAATATGCAAACCGTCCATTCATTACAATGTCTATGGCTGCAACAGGACTGATCAGCAGACTGAGCGGCGAGGTTTTTGGATCAGCCTGTACTTTTGGCGCCGGAGAAGAAGCGTCGGCACCTGGTCAAATACCTGTTTCTGAGCTGAGGAGTGTCTTAGGCATTTTGCACAAACGCATACGAGAATAA
- the serA gene encoding phosphoglycerate dehydrogenase — MFRVLVSDKMSNDGLQPLIESDFIEIVQKNAADAEDELHTFDALLVRSATKVTEDLFNKMTSLKIVGRAGVGVDNIDIDEATKHGVIVINAPNGNTISTAEHTFAMISSLMRHIPQANISVKSREWNRTAYVGAELYGKTLGIVGLGRIGSEIAQRARAFGMTVHVFDPFLTEERAKKIGVNSRTFEEVLESADIITVHTPLTKETKGLLNKETIAKTKKGVRLINCARGGIIDEAALLEALESGHVAGAALDVFEVEPPVDNKLVDHPLVIATPHLGASTKEAQLNVAAQVSEEVLQFAKGLPVMSAINLPAMTKDEFTKIKPYHQIAGKIGSLVSQCMREPVKDVAIQYEGTIAKLETSFITKSLLSGFLKPRVDSTVNEVNAGGVAKERGISFSEKISSSESGYDNCISVKVTGDRNTFTVTATYIPHFGERIVEINGFNIDFYPTGHLVYIQHQDTTGVIGRVGRILGDNDINIATMQVGRKEKGGEAIMMLSFDRHLEDKIVKELTEVPDIVSVKLIDLP, encoded by the coding sequence ATGTTTCGAGTATTGGTCTCAGACAAAATGAGCAACGACGGCTTACAGCCGCTTATTGAATCAGATTTTATTGAAATCGTTCAAAAAAACGCAGCAGATGCAGAGGATGAATTACATACTTTTGATGCTCTTTTGGTGCGAAGCGCGACAAAAGTAACAGAAGACCTTTTCAACAAAATGACTTCTTTAAAAATTGTCGGAAGAGCCGGTGTCGGTGTAGATAATATCGATATTGATGAAGCGACTAAACATGGGGTAATCGTGATTAACGCTCCAAACGGCAACACCATTTCGACAGCTGAGCATACATTTGCGATGATCTCTTCTTTAATGAGGCACATTCCTCAGGCTAATATCTCTGTGAAATCAAGAGAGTGGAACCGCACGGCTTATGTCGGTGCCGAGCTTTATGGGAAAACGCTTGGAATTGTAGGATTAGGCCGAATCGGAAGCGAAATCGCACAGCGTGCGAGAGCGTTCGGAATGACCGTTCATGTTTTTGACCCTTTCTTAACTGAAGAGAGAGCGAAAAAAATTGGCGTAAACAGCCGTACATTTGAAGAAGTGCTTGAAAGTGCGGATATTATTACTGTTCACACGCCTTTAACAAAAGAAACAAAAGGCTTATTGAATAAAGAAACCATTGCAAAAACGAAAAAAGGTGTCCGCTTAATTAACTGTGCACGAGGCGGTATTATTGATGAAGCTGCACTTCTTGAGGCTTTGGAAAGCGGGCACGTTGCCGGAGCGGCGCTTGACGTCTTTGAAGTTGAACCGCCTGTTGACAATAAACTTGTTGATCATCCATTAGTCATTGCCACTCCTCACTTAGGGGCATCGACGAAAGAAGCGCAGCTGAATGTCGCGGCTCAAGTGTCAGAAGAAGTTCTCCAGTTCGCAAAAGGTCTTCCTGTCATGTCTGCTATCAACCTGCCAGCCATGACAAAAGATGAATTCACTAAGATTAAGCCTTACCATCAAATCGCTGGAAAAATAGGCAGCCTAGTATCCCAATGCATGAGAGAGCCGGTTAAGGATGTTGCCATTCAATATGAAGGCACAATTGCTAAACTTGAAACATCGTTCATTACAAAAAGCCTTCTGTCAGGCTTTTTGAAACCGCGCGTTGACTCAACTGTTAACGAAGTCAATGCCGGCGGTGTCGCAAAAGAACGCGGCATCAGCTTCAGTGAAAAAATTTCCTCTTCTGAATCTGGATACGATAACTGCATCAGCGTAAAAGTAACAGGAGACCGCAACACCTTTACTGTGACGGCTACGTATATCCCTCATTTTGGAGAGCGTATTGTCGAGATCAACGGCTTTAATATCGATTTTTATCCAACAGGTCACTTGGTATATATCCAGCATCAGGATACAACAGGTGTCATCGGCCGAGTAGGACGAATTCTCGGAGATAACGATATTAACATTGCAACCATGCAGGTTGGCCGTAAAGAAAAAGGCGGAGAAGCCATCATGATGCTTTCCTTTGACAGACATTTGGAAGATAAGATCGTGAAAGAACTAACAGAAGTTCCTGATATTGTGTCTGTTAAGCTCATTGATCTTCCATAA
- the fmnP gene encoding riboflavin transporter FmnP — translation MKVKKLVVVSMLSSIAFVLMLLNFPFPGLPDYLKIDFSDVPAIIAILIYGPLAGITVEAIKNVLQYIIQGSMAGVPVGQIANFIAGTLFILPTAFLFKKLNSAKGLAVSLLLGTAAMTILMSILNYVLILPAYTWFLHSPALSDSALKTAVVAGILPFNIIKGIVITIVFSLIFIKLKPWIEQQRSVHIH, via the coding sequence GTGAAAGTAAAAAAATTAGTAGTGGTCAGTATGCTGAGCAGTATTGCATTTGTTTTGATGCTGTTAAATTTCCCGTTTCCGGGGCTTCCGGATTATTTAAAAATTGATTTTAGCGATGTGCCCGCTATTATTGCCATTTTGATTTATGGACCTTTGGCAGGAATTACAGTAGAGGCGATAAAAAACGTTCTCCAATATATTATTCAGGGAAGCATGGCCGGGGTTCCTGTCGGGCAAATTGCGAATTTTATCGCAGGAACACTTTTTATCTTGCCGACTGCTTTCTTATTTAAAAAGCTGAACTCAGCAAAGGGGCTGGCTGTCAGTCTGCTTCTGGGAACTGCAGCGATGACCATTTTGATGAGTATTTTAAATTATGTACTGATTCTTCCTGCGTACACGTGGTTTTTACATTCACCGGCATTATCCGACAGCGCGCTGAAAACGGCGGTCGTCGCTGGTATCCTGCCGTTTAACATCATAAAAGGCATTGTGATTACGATTGTATTCTCACTTATTTTCATCAAGCTGAAGCCATGGATTGAACAGCAGCGAAGCGTGCATATCCATTAA
- a CDS encoding ferredoxin — MAKYTIVDKDTCIACGACGAAAPDIYDYDDEGIAFVTLDENKGVVEVPEVLEEDMIDAFEGCPTDSIKVADEPFEGDPLKFE, encoded by the coding sequence ATGGCAAAGTACACAATCGTAGACAAAGATACATGTATTGCATGCGGCGCTTGCGGAGCTGCTGCACCGGACATTTACGATTACGATGATGAAGGCATCGCGTTCGTAACGCTTGATGAAAACAAAGGCGTTGTCGAAGTTCCTGAGGTACTGGAAGAAGATATGATTGATGCATTTGAAGGATGCCCTACTGATTCCATCAAAGTGGCGGATGAGCCATTTGAAGGCGACCCGCTTAAATTTGAATAG
- a CDS encoding helix-turn-helix domain-containing protein: MSLNYFDIMVLDCLCKINGERSGSAVFHLFKGKRSSQTIQDAGLFQTAKYFGMAPKCSRSDISASLTKLEQHSYLEPLAETDTYKVTASGAASLRHAFSERPWPVHCHGAYYQQAAGVLWKRLSLLVQVLSNKQQGSRQYIPVTKDYKTLQWVKKYFSRHTDHIEMASSLFAMLEAHLRQIDDKAAQIFVYSLTSHDRIGLTSRQLADTLNEDEWYVYILFWASVHYFIHLLPECEHSLLKDILSDVHVENALTESTRKTWQMVKQGIPIQRIADIRKLKTATIEDHIVEISLHEPAFHIDDYVSAEDQLEIAEFSKRIRTNKIKQIRDGLQQRFSYFQIRLALTKQVQQYD, from the coding sequence TTGTCATTAAATTATTTCGATATTATGGTTCTCGATTGCCTTTGCAAAATAAACGGAGAACGGTCAGGAAGCGCTGTTTTTCACTTATTTAAAGGCAAAAGATCGTCACAAACCATACAAGATGCCGGCTTATTTCAGACAGCAAAATATTTTGGAATGGCACCGAAATGTTCGAGAAGCGATATTTCAGCGTCGCTCACCAAGCTTGAACAGCATTCATATCTCGAACCATTGGCTGAAACAGATACATATAAAGTGACAGCCAGCGGCGCAGCTTCATTGAGGCACGCATTCAGTGAACGGCCTTGGCCCGTTCATTGTCACGGCGCTTATTACCAGCAGGCTGCCGGCGTACTTTGGAAAAGGCTTTCTCTGCTGGTGCAGGTCTTATCAAATAAACAACAGGGGAGCAGGCAGTATATCCCTGTCACAAAGGATTATAAGACACTTCAATGGGTAAAGAAATACTTCTCCAGGCATACGGATCATATAGAGATGGCAAGCAGCCTTTTTGCCATGCTGGAGGCGCATTTGCGTCAGATTGATGACAAAGCGGCGCAAATTTTTGTCTACTCTTTAACCTCGCACGATAGGATTGGCTTGACGAGCAGACAGCTTGCTGACACGCTGAATGAAGATGAATGGTATGTTTATATCTTGTTTTGGGCTTCGGTACATTATTTTATTCATTTACTACCGGAGTGTGAACATTCTCTGTTAAAGGATATCCTCTCTGATGTGCATGTGGAGAATGCTCTGACAGAGTCCACAAGGAAAACATGGCAGATGGTCAAACAAGGGATCCCGATACAGCGAATCGCCGACATCAGAAAGCTGAAAACAGCGACGATCGAAGACCATATTGTTGAAATTTCTCTCCACGAGCCTGCGTTTCACATAGATGACTATGTATCAGCGGAAGACCAGCTTGAAATTGCAGAGTTTTCAAAGCGGATACGGACAAATAAAATCAAACAAATTCGCGACGGCCTACAGCAGCGGTTCAGCTATTTTCAAATCAGACTGGCATTGACAAAGCAGGTGCAGCAATATGACTAA
- a CDS encoding RecQ family ATP-dependent DNA helicase, whose translation MTNLQQTLHQFFGFTSFKKGQEDIIRSILSGRDTIAMLPTGGGKSLCYQLPGYMLNGMVLIVSPLLSLMEDQVQQLKARGEKRAAALNSMLSKQERQFVLDHIHRYKFLYLSPEALQSPYVLEKLKSVPISLFVIDEAHCISEWGHDFRPDYSKLGQLRKQLGHPPVLALTATATKDTLQDVMNLLELQHAEQHLNSVNRPNISLRVEQAAHTAEKIDRVIQLVENLQGPGIVYCPTRKWAEELAGEIKSKTSSRADFYHGGMESGDRILIQQQFIHNQLDVICCTNAFGMGVDKPDIRYVIHFHLPQTAEAFMQEIGRAGRDGKPSVSILLRAPGDFELQEQIIQMESVTAEEIANVIRVLEKMEERDERRLRDLVMQYGIGETQSRMMIHLFKQGKTSIELMKQEISYRMELKLEKMRRVSFLLQRDGCIRQSLLTYFDESYEPDDGNLQCCSHCGFDLSLYEQKGERNKMAPLDSWSLELQRIFSLETVGERN comes from the coding sequence ATGACTAATTTACAGCAAACGTTACATCAGTTTTTTGGTTTTACTTCCTTTAAAAAAGGGCAGGAGGACATTATTAGAAGCATACTTAGCGGGAGGGATACCATTGCGATGCTGCCGACTGGGGGTGGAAAATCGCTTTGCTACCAGCTGCCTGGCTATATGCTTAACGGCATGGTGTTAATCGTTTCTCCACTGCTTTCTTTGATGGAGGATCAGGTGCAGCAGCTGAAGGCGCGGGGCGAAAAGCGTGCGGCGGCTTTGAACAGCATGCTTAGCAAGCAGGAGAGACAATTTGTTTTAGATCATATTCACCGCTATAAATTTTTGTACTTATCTCCAGAGGCTTTGCAGTCGCCTTATGTATTGGAAAAATTAAAAAGCGTCCCGATCAGCCTATTCGTTATTGATGAGGCGCATTGCATATCTGAATGGGGGCATGACTTCAGGCCTGATTATTCAAAGCTGGGACAGCTGAGAAAACAACTTGGGCACCCGCCGGTTCTGGCATTGACTGCTACAGCTACAAAGGATACATTGCAAGATGTCATGAACCTGCTTGAGCTGCAACATGCTGAACAACATCTCAACTCAGTCAATCGGCCAAACATCTCGCTCAGGGTTGAACAAGCGGCGCATACTGCCGAAAAAATAGATAGGGTCATTCAGCTGGTTGAAAACCTTCAAGGTCCGGGAATTGTTTATTGTCCGACAAGGAAATGGGCTGAGGAATTAGCGGGTGAAATTAAAAGCAAAACAAGCAGCAGAGCCGACTTTTACCATGGCGGTATGGAGTCTGGCGACAGAATTTTAATCCAACAGCAGTTTATTCATAACCAGCTTGATGTGATATGTTGTACAAATGCGTTTGGTATGGGTGTCGATAAACCTGATATCAGATATGTGATTCATTTTCATCTCCCTCAGACGGCTGAAGCATTCATGCAGGAAATTGGCAGAGCGGGACGTGATGGAAAACCGAGTGTCAGCATTTTGTTGCGGGCGCCAGGGGATTTTGAATTGCAGGAGCAGATTATCCAAATGGAGAGTGTCACAGCTGAAGAAATCGCCAATGTGATCCGTGTGCTTGAAAAGATGGAGGAGCGGGATGAGAGACGGCTGCGGGATCTAGTAATGCAGTATGGTATCGGAGAGACCCAAAGCCGTATGATGATACACCTCTTTAAGCAGGGCAAAACATCAATTGAACTGATGAAGCAAGAGATTTCATATCGCATGGAACTGAAGCTAGAAAAAATGCGCCGTGTATCTTTTCTGCTTCAACGTGATGGCTGTATAAGACAATCGTTGTTAACCTATTTTGATGAATCATATGAGCCTGATGATGGAAACCTCCAATGCTGTTCACATTGCGGTTTTGATCTATCATTGTATGAACAAAAAGGAGAACGGAATAAAATGGCGCCATTGGACAGCTGGAGTTTGGAATTGCAACGGATATTCAGCTTGGAGACTGTAGGTGAACGGAACTGA
- a CDS encoding CPBP family intramembrane glutamic endopeptidase, which produces MSDRDMLKQLYVTQFLILIAAAAAGLFFFEDVRDVQKLWDIRDMRIIWYGVSIAVIVILADMAVMKWCPAHLYDDGGINKKIFSKRSIPHIIFLTLLIAFAEEMLFRGVLQTHIGLWAASLIFAVLHFRYLSKWLLFIMVTAISFLLGLMYEWTGNLFVPVTAHFIIDAVFACQIRFEHVRRDKHDEHVESREKKSPESL; this is translated from the coding sequence ATGTCAGACCGTGATATGCTGAAGCAGTTATATGTAACGCAGTTTTTGATCCTCATCGCCGCAGCTGCAGCAGGATTGTTCTTTTTTGAGGATGTCAGAGACGTACAAAAGCTCTGGGATATTCGCGACATGCGCATCATATGGTATGGTGTTTCCATTGCTGTTATTGTGATTTTAGCCGATATGGCGGTGATGAAATGGTGCCCGGCCCATCTATATGATGACGGGGGAATCAATAAAAAAATATTCAGTAAGAGGTCGATCCCTCATATTATATTTTTAACGCTTCTGATTGCTTTCGCGGAAGAAATGTTATTCAGAGGAGTGCTGCAGACTCATATCGGTTTATGGGCGGCCAGTCTTATATTTGCCGTTCTTCATTTTCGGTATTTGTCAAAATGGCTGTTATTTATCATGGTGACAGCAATCAGCTTTTTGCTCGGACTGATGTATGAATGGACCGGTAACTTATTTGTTCCGGTGACGGCGCATTTTATCATTGATGCCGTGTTTGCCTGCCAGATTCGTTTTGAACATGTGAGGAGGGATAAACATGACGAACATGTCGAGAGTAGAGAGAAGAAAAGCCCAGAATCGTTATGA